One window of the Marinilactibacillus sp. Marseille-P9653 genome contains the following:
- the era gene encoding GTPase Era, which produces MSEERVHKSGFVSLIGRPNVGKSTLLNRMIGQKIAIMSDKAQTTRNKIQGIYTTDNEQVVFIDTPGIHKPKHRLGDFMVDSALSTFNEVDVVLFLVNVAEKRGPGDNFIIEKLQHISTPVFLILNKIDQVHPDELLPIIEDYQAQYDFDEIIPISAIDGNNVDRMLNVVIKYLDEGPQYYPEDQVSDHPEYFIVSELIREKVLELTREEVPHSVAVVVERMVRDEYDKVKVDATIIVERKSQKGIIIGKGGKMLKEIGTRARKDIERLLGDKIYLETWVKVQNDWRDKQTYLSDYGYKNEDY; this is translated from the coding sequence ATGTCAGAAGAAAGAGTACACAAATCGGGATTCGTCTCGCTTATTGGGAGACCAAATGTTGGTAAATCAACATTATTGAATCGAATGATCGGTCAAAAAATTGCCATCATGAGTGACAAAGCCCAAACAACTAGAAATAAAATACAAGGTATCTATACAACAGATAACGAGCAAGTTGTCTTTATCGATACACCAGGTATTCATAAACCTAAGCACCGATTAGGCGATTTTATGGTAGATTCAGCGTTAAGTACATTTAATGAAGTTGATGTTGTCTTATTTCTTGTGAACGTAGCAGAAAAACGTGGACCTGGAGATAACTTTATCATTGAAAAACTACAACACATTTCTACACCAGTATTTTTGATTTTAAATAAAATTGATCAAGTTCATCCAGATGAATTACTTCCGATCATTGAAGATTACCAGGCACAATACGACTTCGATGAAATCATTCCAATCTCTGCAATTGATGGGAATAATGTGGATCGTATGCTAAATGTTGTTATTAAGTATCTTGATGAAGGCCCTCAATATTATCCTGAAGACCAAGTCTCCGATCATCCTGAGTACTTTATCGTATCAGAATTGATTCGTGAGAAAGTCCTTGAATTAACGAGAGAAGAAGTTCCCCATTCAGTCGCTGTAGTTGTTGAAAGAATGGTTCGAGACGAATACGATAAGGTCAAAGTAGACGCTACAATTATTGTAGAACGTAAAAGTCAAAAAGGCATTATTATTGGAAAAGGCGGTAAAATGCTGAAAGAAATCGGTACGCGTGCTAGAAAAGATATTGAACGACTACTGGGCGATAAAATTTATCTTGAAACTTGGGTTAAAGTTCAAAATGACTGGCGAGACAAACAAACCTATCTTTCAGATTATGGGTACAAGAACGAAGATTATTAA
- a CDS encoding transcription repressor NadR produces the protein MDAELRRERILSTLSESEQPIVARKLAEMYKVSRQVIVGDIALLRAEGQEILSTPRGYTKRNEQPVLKKRIVCQHHYEQTQEELYTVVDYGGQIIDVIVEHPIYGELIGGLNISSRLEADDFLQEIQKNKTTMLADLTNGLHSHTISAKDEATIEKIIATLEHKKILYK, from the coding sequence ATGGATGCGGAGTTAAGAAGAGAGCGTATTCTTTCTACTCTTTCAGAATCAGAACAGCCGATCGTAGCGAGAAAGTTGGCTGAAATGTATAAGGTCAGCCGTCAAGTAATCGTTGGAGATATTGCATTATTAAGAGCCGAAGGACAAGAGATCCTGTCTACCCCTAGAGGATATACAAAACGAAATGAACAGCCTGTTCTTAAGAAAAGAATTGTGTGTCAGCATCACTACGAGCAAACTCAGGAAGAATTGTATACAGTCGTTGATTACGGTGGGCAAATTATAGATGTGATTGTAGAACATCCAATATATGGAGAACTGATTGGAGGACTTAATATCTCTAGTCGGTTGGAAGCAGATGACTTCTTGCAGGAGATACAAAAAAACAAGACCACTATGCTAGCGGATCTAACAAATGGCCTGCATAGTCATACCATTTCAGCTAAAGATGAAGCAACAATCGAAAAAATTATTGCTACGCTAGAGCACAAAAAGATTCTTTATAAATAA
- the glyQ gene encoding glycine--tRNA ligase subunit alpha: MKKALTFQEIILTLQKYWSDQGCMLMQAYDTEKGAGTMSPYTFLRAIGPEPWNAAYVEPSRRPADGRYGENPNRLYQHHQFQVVMKPSPDNIQELYLKSLELLGINPLEHDIRFVEDNWENPSLGCAGLGWEVWLDGMEVTQFTYFQQVGGLEVDAVTSELTYGLERLASYIQDVESVYDIEWAPGVKYGEIFKQPEYEQSAYAFDYSNQEMLFNHFKEYEMEAHVLIEKGLAHPAYDCVLKCSHTFNLLDARGAVSATERPDFLRRIRRMAHSIARAFVSERANLGFPLLDETESPAWVEHYTEKEAK, encoded by the coding sequence ATGAAAAAAGCACTGACGTTTCAAGAAATCATTTTAACATTACAGAAATACTGGTCTGATCAAGGCTGTATGCTGATGCAAGCTTATGATACAGAGAAAGGGGCAGGCACCATGAGCCCGTATACTTTCTTGAGAGCGATTGGCCCTGAACCATGGAACGCAGCTTACGTTGAACCTTCAAGACGACCAGCGGATGGAAGGTACGGAGAAAACCCTAACCGTCTTTATCAACATCACCAGTTTCAAGTGGTTATGAAACCTTCACCAGACAATATTCAAGAATTGTATCTTAAAAGTTTAGAACTTTTAGGTATCAATCCTTTAGAGCATGATATTCGTTTTGTTGAAGATAACTGGGAAAATCCATCTCTTGGCTGTGCAGGGCTTGGCTGGGAAGTTTGGCTTGATGGTATGGAGGTTACTCAATTTACCTACTTCCAGCAAGTTGGCGGACTCGAAGTTGACGCTGTTACAAGTGAGTTAACATATGGACTTGAGCGCTTGGCTTCTTATATTCAAGATGTCGAAAGTGTCTATGATATTGAATGGGCACCTGGCGTTAAGTATGGCGAGATCTTCAAGCAACCAGAATATGAACAATCTGCTTATGCTTTTGATTACAGCAATCAAGAGATGCTGTTTAACCATTTCAAAGAATATGAAATGGAAGCACATGTGTTGATTGAAAAAGGTCTGGCTCACCCAGCATACGACTGTGTACTAAAATGTAGTCATACGTTTAATTTACTAGACGCTAGAGGCGCAGTATCTGCAACAGAACGCCCTGATTTCCTCAGACGTATTCGTAGGATGGCACACAGTATTGCTCGTGCATTTGTTTCAGAACGAGCTAATCTGGGATTTCCTTTATTAGATGAAACTGAAAGCCCTGCTTGGGTAGAGCACTACACTGAAAAGGAGGCAAAATAA
- a CDS encoding ABC transporter ATP-binding protein translates to MLKKFFSYYKPYKWLFTLDFSSAIIVAVLELAFPIIVQRVIDTILPTEEWPTIVWVSIGLLSIYVMNTFLQFIVTYYGHRLGTNIETDMRQDLYKHIQKQSFKYFDNRETGKLITRLTSDLFEIAELAHHGPEDIFITIFTLLGAFGLMLTVHVRLAIMTFLLVPLIALAVIFFNKKMTSVNNRIYDDLAGFSAGISASVGGIRVVQAFANEDFEDERFKVLNTTYKKSKYLFYKMMGLSSSYNYLLMRLITLFAMFFGAYYTIQGELTYGDFVAFILFANVLVRPIERVNIMIESYPKGIAGFKRLQDELAIEPEIQNSPNAVAVDSLVGNIDYTDVTFGYEENSPILDKVNLSIKAGETVAFVGPSGAGKTTICNLLPRFYEIDSGSIEVDGHNIHDLTVQSLREQIGVVQQDVFLFPGSIKDNILYGDLNANDEQVRTAVKLANLEEVVASLPNGLNTVIGERGVKLSGGQKQRLSIARMFLKNPPILILDEATSALDTETEQAIQEALDSLSEGRTTLIIAHRLATIKNADRIVVVTTNGIEEEGSHEQLMALNGAYKRLYDAQFAE, encoded by the coding sequence GTGTTAAAAAAATTTTTCAGCTATTATAAACCGTACAAATGGTTATTTACATTAGACTTTTCTTCAGCAATAATCGTAGCCGTTCTCGAATTAGCTTTTCCGATTATCGTTCAAAGAGTCATTGATACAATTTTACCGACAGAAGAGTGGCCGACTATCGTCTGGGTCTCTATAGGATTATTATCTATTTATGTTATGAATACATTTTTGCAATTTATTGTGACGTATTACGGTCACCGACTGGGAACCAATATTGAAACCGATATGCGTCAGGATCTTTACAAGCATATTCAAAAGCAATCTTTTAAATATTTTGATAACAGAGAAACTGGGAAGTTGATTACTAGACTGACTTCTGACTTATTTGAAATCGCTGAGCTTGCTCATCATGGGCCTGAAGATATTTTTATTACCATTTTCACTTTACTTGGTGCTTTTGGACTAATGCTTACGGTACACGTACGCTTAGCAATCATGACGTTCTTGCTCGTGCCGCTCATCGCCTTAGCGGTTATATTCTTTAATAAAAAAATGACCAGCGTAAACAATCGTATCTACGATGATTTAGCTGGCTTTAGTGCCGGTATCTCAGCCTCTGTCGGTGGGATTAGAGTTGTACAAGCTTTCGCAAATGAAGATTTCGAAGATGAGCGATTCAAAGTTTTGAATACAACATATAAAAAGTCAAAATATCTATTCTATAAAATGATGGGACTGAGTAGTTCCTACAATTATCTTTTGATGCGCCTAATCACTTTGTTCGCCATGTTCTTCGGTGCTTACTATACAATACAAGGAGAACTAACGTATGGAGACTTTGTCGCATTTATATTATTTGCCAACGTGCTTGTGCGTCCAATTGAAAGAGTCAATATCATGATTGAAAGTTACCCTAAAGGAATTGCTGGATTTAAAAGACTTCAAGATGAGCTGGCTATAGAACCTGAGATCCAAAATTCTCCTAACGCCGTCGCAGTAGATTCTTTAGTTGGAAATATAGACTATACAGATGTAACTTTTGGTTATGAAGAAAATAGTCCGATTCTTGATAAAGTCAATTTATCCATAAAAGCAGGGGAAACGGTCGCTTTTGTTGGACCCAGTGGGGCAGGAAAGACAACCATTTGTAATTTACTTCCTAGATTCTATGAAATTGATTCTGGAAGTATTGAAGTAGATGGTCACAATATTCATGATTTGACGGTTCAGTCTCTTAGAGAACAAATCGGCGTTGTTCAACAGGATGTTTTCTTATTCCCTGGTTCAATCAAAGATAACATTCTTTATGGAGATTTAAATGCAAATGATGAACAAGTTAGAACGGCCGTCAAACTCGCAAATTTAGAAGAAGTTGTTGCTTCACTTCCAAATGGGTTAAATACAGTTATTGGTGAACGAGGCGTCAAGTTATCCGGAGGACAGAAACAGCGTCTTTCAATCGCTAGAATGTTCCTTAAAAATCCTCCTATTCTCATATTAGATGAAGCCACTTCAGCACTTGATACCGAGACTGAACAAGCGATTCAAGAAGCGCTCGATTCTCTTTCAGAAGGACGTACTACGCTGATTATTGCCCACAGACTGGCAACAATCAAAAACGCAGACCGTATTGTAGTCGTTACAACGAATGGAATTGAAGAAGAGGGGTCTCATGAACAACTGATGGCACTAAATGGTGCTTACAAACGTCTCTATGATGCTCAGTTTGCTGAGTAA
- the recO gene encoding DNA repair protein RecO, with protein sequence MAHLEEVEGIVISVRKHRERDYLVKLFTDRYGKMMFFVRGTKNPNNKLKRAIQPFSHGTYIADIRDQGLSFLRDAKDIAPYSQVQLDIFKNAYATYACGLADAALEDRIPDFNLFSQLKDGLALMDELEEPEIILNIFEIRFLRYFGVMPELRGCVVCGKTEGAFDYSSKYNGLLCPEHYHEDERRYHASPKAIHFIRLFSVISFEKIGTISMSEQTKKDIRYVIDKLYEELVGLKLKSKRFIDHMHEWDGVLKRPEEPRKEE encoded by the coding sequence ATGGCACATTTAGAAGAAGTAGAAGGTATTGTCATATCTGTTAGAAAGCATCGAGAAAGAGATTATCTGGTTAAGTTGTTCACTGACCGTTACGGTAAAATGATGTTTTTTGTTAGAGGAACTAAAAACCCTAATAATAAGCTGAAACGAGCGATTCAGCCTTTTTCTCATGGAACGTATATTGCAGATATAAGGGACCAAGGATTGAGTTTTCTAAGAGATGCCAAAGACATTGCCCCTTATTCTCAAGTTCAGCTTGATATCTTTAAGAATGCTTATGCAACTTATGCTTGCGGATTAGCTGATGCAGCACTAGAAGACAGAATTCCAGATTTTAATTTGTTTAGTCAATTAAAAGATGGCTTAGCCTTGATGGATGAGCTGGAAGAACCAGAAATCATTTTAAACATTTTTGAAATTAGATTCCTTAGATATTTTGGTGTTATGCCTGAGTTAAGAGGCTGTGTGGTCTGCGGAAAGACTGAAGGGGCCTTTGACTACTCCAGTAAGTATAACGGGCTGTTGTGTCCTGAGCATTATCATGAAGATGAACGAAGATATCATGCAAGTCCAAAAGCCATTCACTTTATTCGTCTATTTTCAGTAATTTCATTTGAAAAAATCGGAACGATTTCTATGTCTGAACAAACAAAAAAAGATATTCGTTACGTAATCGACAAGCTCTACGAAGAACTAGTTGGATTGAAGCTGAAAAGCAAACGATTCATCGATCACATGCATGAATGGGACGGGGTATTAAAAAGACCGGAAGAACCAAGAAAGGAAGAATAA
- the rpoD gene encoding RNA polymerase sigma factor RpoD yields the protein MAKKKEELKDQSNKTYEAAVKAVIKETKKKMDQTISYVELTDKLAEPFELEKNQMDELIQKIEDEGIGVVDEDGNPLAKQLDKEEEIVEEAKKEEMIAPPGVKINDPVRMYLKEIGRVDLLSAKEEIALAKRIETGDIIAKQELAEANLRLVVSIAKRYVGRGMSFLDLIQEGNMGLMKAVEKFDYEKGFKFSTYATWWIRQAITRAIADQARTIRIPVHMVETINKLVRIQRQLLQDLGREPTPEEIGAEMDLPTEKVRDILKISQEPVSLETPIGEEDDSHLGDFIEDNEATSPSDNAAYELLKSELEDVLDTLTDREENVLRLRFGLDDGRQRTLEDVGKVFGVTRERIRQIEAKALRKLRHPSRSKQLKDFLE from the coding sequence ATGGCCAAAAAAAAGGAAGAACTTAAAGACCAATCAAATAAAACTTACGAAGCAGCTGTCAAAGCCGTTATCAAAGAAACAAAGAAAAAAATGGATCAAACCATTTCTTATGTTGAATTGACTGACAAACTGGCAGAACCTTTTGAACTTGAAAAAAATCAAATGGATGAATTGATTCAAAAAATCGAAGACGAAGGTATTGGAGTCGTTGACGAAGACGGTAATCCATTAGCTAAACAATTAGATAAAGAAGAAGAGATTGTTGAAGAAGCTAAAAAAGAAGAAATGATTGCGCCACCGGGTGTTAAAATCAATGACCCGGTCAGAATGTACCTTAAAGAAATTGGTAGAGTGGATCTTTTAAGCGCTAAAGAAGAGATTGCTCTAGCTAAACGAATCGAAACAGGTGATATTATCGCTAAGCAAGAGTTAGCAGAAGCTAACTTGCGTTTAGTTGTATCTATTGCGAAACGTTACGTCGGTAGAGGGATGAGTTTCCTTGATTTGATTCAAGAAGGTAACATGGGGCTAATGAAAGCTGTAGAAAAATTCGATTATGAAAAAGGATTTAAATTCTCAACTTATGCTACATGGTGGATTCGTCAAGCTATAACCCGTGCGATTGCCGATCAAGCTAGAACGATTCGAATTCCTGTTCATATGGTAGAAACCATTAATAAACTTGTTCGTATTCAGCGTCAACTACTTCAGGATCTTGGACGTGAACCGACTCCTGAGGAAATTGGAGCAGAGATGGACCTTCCTACTGAAAAAGTACGAGATATCCTTAAAATCTCTCAAGAACCAGTATCTCTTGAAACACCAATCGGTGAAGAAGATGATTCTCATCTAGGTGATTTTATTGAAGATAATGAAGCTACAAGTCCTTCAGATAACGCTGCATATGAATTGCTGAAAAGTGAATTGGAAGATGTATTAGATACATTAACTGATCGTGAAGAAAATGTATTGCGATTAAGATTTGGTCTAGATGATGGCCGTCAAAGAACGCTTGAAGATGTTGGTAAAGTATTTGGCGTAACCAGAGAACGTATCAGACAGATCGAAGCTAAGGCTTTGAGAAAATTACGCCACCCGAGTCGTTCGAAACAATTGAAAGACTTTTTAGAATAA
- the dnaG gene encoding DNA primase — MVRIPEETITQIREESDIVDVVSQYVQLKKSGQNHFAHCPFHDDKTPSFSVNEKKQIFHCFSCGRGGNVFSFIQEIEGVSFPEAVIKSAEIAEVHIDEQIIEQAHQSRPSGDSRYGKLLAIYEKTQEFYHHVLMNTQVGEAAYNYLIDRGMEKETIVEFKLGFSPPQRNALKLYLDNQEDLEHALFPQTGLFSDRDDGQLLDRFSGRILFPIRDDKGNTVAFSGRIFEDPTHQNTSEKPFHSAKYVNSPETEIFNKRRVLFNYDKARASIRRESEVYLFEGFMDVISSWQAGVKNGIASMGTSLTNEQIQLMDRVTDKVVIAYDGDQAGLDATKRATEYFLEQTHFDIDIASFPEKLDPDDYISSRGKEAYKEFLLHGRDTFMSFLMKYFRSGINLKNESERLSYIEKVLKEMTVVNSPVERELYFNQLSQEFKVSQDTLKEQFQQYLMETQKSRTKELKKQQAERKSEPSSLQVTRQNKIKKTTVEQAEKMLLNRLFYHDEVWYILQGLSYDFTFPDEHYQILYLLYESYFKEKGEHNVEAFLDFIKDSEHKKKATEIFWMDLGEELVPGEIEDYIDVLSNRSPLVTKLQLKREELKEAERTGDKQKQTSLTIEIININRQLKAVKEA, encoded by the coding sequence ATGGTCCGTATTCCAGAGGAAACGATCACTCAGATTAGAGAAGAGTCTGATATCGTCGATGTTGTTTCACAGTATGTTCAATTAAAAAAATCCGGGCAGAATCATTTTGCCCATTGTCCCTTCCATGATGATAAGACGCCCTCATTTTCAGTAAACGAAAAGAAACAAATCTTTCACTGCTTCAGTTGTGGCAGAGGTGGAAATGTCTTTTCTTTTATACAAGAAATTGAAGGCGTGTCTTTTCCTGAAGCCGTCATAAAATCTGCAGAAATTGCTGAAGTTCATATTGATGAGCAGATTATAGAACAGGCGCATCAGTCTCGGCCAAGTGGAGATAGTCGCTATGGTAAACTTCTTGCAATCTACGAAAAGACTCAGGAATTTTATCACCATGTTCTTATGAATACTCAAGTCGGGGAAGCAGCATACAACTACTTGATTGATCGAGGGATGGAAAAGGAAACTATAGTAGAATTCAAGCTAGGGTTTTCTCCTCCTCAAAGAAATGCTTTGAAATTGTATCTAGATAATCAAGAAGACTTGGAGCATGCCCTTTTCCCGCAAACGGGTTTATTCTCTGACCGAGATGATGGTCAGCTATTAGATCGATTTTCTGGCAGAATTCTGTTTCCAATTAGAGATGATAAAGGAAACACCGTTGCTTTCTCGGGTAGGATATTTGAAGATCCTACCCATCAGAACACTTCTGAGAAACCTTTTCATTCAGCTAAGTATGTCAACAGCCCTGAAACGGAAATCTTTAATAAGAGACGCGTTTTATTTAATTACGATAAAGCGAGAGCGAGTATAAGGCGAGAAAGTGAAGTGTATCTTTTTGAAGGGTTTATGGACGTTATTTCTTCCTGGCAGGCAGGAGTAAAAAATGGAATAGCTTCTATGGGAACGAGTTTGACAAACGAACAGATTCAGTTAATGGATCGAGTGACGGATAAAGTGGTCATTGCTTACGATGGTGATCAAGCAGGCTTGGATGCTACGAAAAGAGCTACTGAGTATTTTCTGGAACAGACACACTTTGATATAGATATTGCGAGTTTTCCTGAGAAACTGGATCCTGATGATTATATTAGCTCCAGAGGAAAAGAAGCTTACAAAGAGTTTTTACTACACGGGCGAGATACGTTTATGAGTTTTCTGATGAAATACTTTCGCTCAGGAATCAATTTAAAGAACGAAAGCGAACGGTTATCTTATATTGAAAAAGTGTTAAAAGAAATGACTGTAGTCAACTCACCGGTTGAAAGAGAACTCTATTTCAATCAGTTATCTCAAGAATTTAAAGTATCTCAAGATACGTTAAAAGAACAATTCCAGCAATATTTAATGGAAACACAAAAATCCAGAACAAAAGAACTTAAAAAACAACAAGCGGAGCGAAAAAGTGAACCGAGTTCGCTTCAAGTCACACGACAGAACAAGATAAAGAAAACGACCGTTGAACAAGCGGAAAAGATGCTGTTAAATAGACTTTTCTATCATGATGAGGTATGGTATATACTACAGGGGCTTTCTTATGATTTTACATTTCCGGATGAGCATTACCAAATCCTCTATCTCTTATATGAATCTTATTTCAAGGAGAAAGGTGAGCACAATGTAGAAGCCTTTCTGGATTTCATAAAAGATTCAGAACACAAAAAGAAAGCCACTGAAATTTTTTGGATGGACCTTGGGGAAGAACTTGTTCCAGGAGAAATCGAGGACTATATAGACGTTTTATCCAATCGATCACCGCTAGTCACAAAGCTTCAATTAAAGCGAGAAGAATTAAAAGAAGCTGAGCGTACTGGTGACAAGCAAAAACAGACCTCTTTAACAATAGAAATTATCAATATTAATCGTCAGCTAAAAGCTGTAAAAGAAGCGTAA
- the glyS gene encoding glycine--tRNA ligase subunit beta produces the protein MPHTFLLELGLEEMPAKVIKPAVEQLKDKVQAYLEEANLDFKEIKTYSTPRRLAIMIEELAEMQPDDKQLVKGPAKKIAQDAEGNWSKAAIGFTHGQGASTDDIVFKEVKGVEYIYVEKFTKGKTAAEILADLPTTITSLTFPVSMKWSTHTYKFIRPLHWLVALLDQEVLPITVFGIEAGQNTKGHRFLGEAITIENADAYETALENQYVIADREKRQGMIEKQITALCSENGWKVPLDNKELLDEVTDLVEYPTAFSGSFDKDYLKVPEVALEVSMADHQRYFPVRKEDASQAFLPNFIGIRNGSADHIETVIKGNEKVLDARLADAKFFYEEDQKVPIEEFVDKLKRVSFHEKLGSMYDKQKRVSLIAQILSEQFELSSDEKSALERAGAFFKFDLVSSTVVEFTKLQGKIGAILAKEKGEDEFVCAAIAEQYLPTSATGNVPATKVGTVLSLADKLDTLMMFFAIGQIPSGSNDPFALRRQAMGIVKMIEQSSRHFSIAEVMTKIEEQLPLNVELKAGIAQNQTILLQFLKDRMDQLMQSDSSDQSVIAYDIRQAVLNADQADIVLLMDTASVLNLKKDDSDYKSIIESLNRVSNLAQKADPNGLVDQALLDTASEKTLFEKATSTADRFMESKQADERYEALKSLSTFIDTFFEENMVMTDDEAVKQNRLSLLKMINDLSITFADTTQLLIK, from the coding sequence ATGCCACATACATTTTTACTTGAACTCGGTTTAGAAGAAATGCCAGCGAAGGTGATCAAACCTGCTGTTGAACAATTAAAAGATAAAGTTCAGGCTTACCTTGAGGAAGCAAACTTGGATTTCAAAGAAATCAAGACCTATTCTACTCCTAGAAGACTGGCTATTATGATCGAAGAGCTAGCTGAAATGCAGCCCGATGACAAGCAATTGGTTAAAGGACCCGCTAAAAAAATCGCTCAAGATGCTGAAGGAAACTGGTCCAAAGCAGCGATTGGTTTTACTCATGGTCAAGGTGCTTCAACAGACGATATTGTGTTCAAAGAAGTTAAAGGTGTTGAGTACATTTACGTAGAGAAATTTACAAAAGGAAAAACGGCTGCTGAAATTTTGGCAGACTTACCAACTACCATCACTTCCTTAACTTTCCCAGTAAGTATGAAATGGAGTACGCATACTTATAAATTTATTCGCCCACTACACTGGCTAGTGGCTTTACTTGATCAAGAAGTTTTACCCATCACTGTTTTCGGCATCGAAGCAGGTCAGAACACTAAAGGACATCGTTTCTTAGGAGAAGCCATTACAATTGAAAATGCTGACGCTTATGAAACGGCTTTAGAAAATCAATATGTTATTGCTGACAGAGAAAAGCGTCAAGGCATGATTGAGAAACAGATTACTGCACTATGTTCTGAGAATGGTTGGAAAGTACCTTTAGATAACAAGGAATTACTGGATGAGGTCACTGACCTAGTAGAATATCCAACAGCTTTCTCAGGTTCTTTTGACAAAGACTATTTGAAAGTGCCTGAAGTTGCTTTAGAAGTTTCGATGGCTGATCACCAGAGATATTTCCCTGTTCGCAAAGAAGATGCCTCTCAGGCCTTTCTTCCGAACTTCATTGGAATCCGTAACGGATCAGCTGATCACATTGAAACTGTCATCAAAGGAAATGAAAAAGTGCTCGATGCAAGACTGGCCGATGCTAAATTCTTTTATGAAGAAGATCAGAAAGTTCCTATCGAAGAATTTGTGGACAAACTGAAGCGCGTTTCGTTCCATGAAAAACTAGGTTCTATGTATGATAAACAAAAACGTGTTTCATTAATTGCACAAATCCTTTCAGAACAATTTGAATTGTCTTCTGACGAAAAATCAGCTTTGGAAAGAGCGGGAGCATTTTTCAAGTTCGATCTAGTCTCCAGTACAGTTGTTGAATTTACAAAACTTCAAGGTAAAATCGGTGCGATTTTAGCTAAAGAAAAAGGAGAAGACGAATTCGTTTGTGCGGCAATTGCTGAACAGTATCTTCCGACTTCGGCTACAGGAAATGTTCCAGCTACTAAAGTAGGTACCGTTCTTTCTTTAGCTGATAAACTAGATACTTTAATGATGTTTTTCGCAATTGGTCAAATTCCATCAGGCTCCAATGATCCATTCGCTTTGAGAAGACAAGCAATGGGGATTGTTAAAATGATTGAACAGTCTTCACGTCATTTCTCAATCGCAGAAGTCATGACTAAAATTGAAGAACAATTACCACTAAATGTAGAACTGAAAGCTGGAATTGCACAAAATCAAACGATTTTACTTCAGTTCCTTAAAGACCGTATGGATCAGTTAATGCAATCTGATAGTAGTGATCAATCTGTCATTGCCTATGACATCAGACAAGCTGTATTAAATGCTGATCAAGCAGATATTGTACTATTGATGGATACGGCTTCTGTATTGAACCTTAAAAAAGATGACTCAGATTATAAATCAATCATAGAATCACTTAACCGTGTTTCTAATCTGGCGCAAAAAGCAGATCCAAACGGACTTGTTGATCAAGCCTTGCTGGATACAGCTTCTGAAAAAACTTTATTTGAAAAAGCCACATCAACTGCGGATCGATTCATGGAATCCAAACAAGCAGATGAGCGATACGAAGCGCTCAAGTCTTTAAGTACATTTATCGACACCTTTTTCGAAGAAAACATGGTCATGACTGATGATGAAGCCGTTAAGCAAAATCGATTGTCTTTATTGAAAATGATTAATGATTTATCGATCACTTTTGCAGACACTACACAATTACTCATCAAATAA
- a CDS encoding cytidine deaminase — protein sequence MNNDQIKSLIQQADQMLDRAYVPYSHFPVGAALMTKEGKVYSGCNIENASFGLTNCAERTAIFKAVSEGERNFEYIVVTGDTEGPISPCGACRQVMSEFFAPETKVLLTNKKGMEQETTVKELLPGAFQSKDMV from the coding sequence ATGAACAACGATCAAATCAAATCTCTTATTCAACAAGCAGATCAAATGTTAGACAGAGCTTACGTACCGTATTCACATTTTCCAGTTGGTGCTGCACTGATGACTAAAGAAGGAAAAGTATATTCTGGATGCAATATAGAAAATGCATCATTTGGTTTAACAAATTGCGCTGAAAGAACGGCTATCTTTAAAGCAGTCTCTGAGGGAGAAAGAAACTTTGAATATATTGTCGTAACTGGAGATACAGAAGGCCCAATTTCACCTTGTGGTGCTTGCAGACAAGTCATGAGTGAATTCTTTGCACCTGAAACGAAAGTGTTACTTACAAATAAAAAAGGAATGGAACAGGAAACGACTGTAAAAGAATTGCTTCCTGGAGCCTTTCAATCAAAGGATATGGTATAA